One Bombus terrestris chromosome 15, iyBomTerr1.2, whole genome shotgun sequence genomic window, TACAATTTAGTTCTGACATAAAAATCTAAAAGATTATGCATTTACATGTGTtttctatatgtatgtatttgtaATGATTATTAAGAGCACACATGGTCTTGACTTTTCTATATTAACTTTCTTCCAAAAACTACAATCATTAACTATATATATGATCATAACAATAACGAATGCTTCATTTTTGTTCAGAATTTGTAACTATACTACTTTGTCTATGAATAATGTGCATAggctaaataaattataaataataattttaaaatgtgCAGGAGATCGAAAGCTTCATTTACTTCCATTCTCCATACCAATCGAGTGTCTTTATCTTAATATATATCTACGTTTGatcataattacatttttgtatttgttttattaataattttacagcAATGATTTATGTTACCTTAAAGAGCAATTATATACATTAATTCatgttataaatataagttattatacaattatatctaTATGTTCAGTTATGTAGCAAATAGTATTTTGAGCAGTTTTTTTATTCAAGAAGAATGTAATACATTATGGAAGATGGTATTCCACTTTTATTAGATATCTTTttgaataaaaaacaaaatgaataattttatgcaTATGTAAAAACTTAACAATTTTTCATGACTTATAACATACCAATTAATAATAAACAGTTTTCATTGTGTTTGATGAATCGAAAACATTTTTTCCATGCAAGTGGAAGAATCAAGACCGTATGGTCTTCTTTGGCAGGTATTCTTCGCACACTTTAAAcaagatattaaattatactatTAATTAGTATTGGTATTCTTGCGATTGTTACTTTCTATACTCATATATATGTAGATCTAttcttttacgtaataataacaTGCATTAAATCTCCCGATTACGTttagaaaaaaatgaatttacgCAAAATTTGATAGCTATACCAATTTTCTGTTTTAGAGTAATcgcatcgttatagtataccgAATTATAACATTACAATCGAGCTAATCTGATGTAATACTGTCGTGGAAAGTTTTTCACATTGCTTGTCACTTATTAAATGAATTTGGTTACGCAGTACCACAGTTCCAGTACCAGTGGTTCCAGCAAAACAACAATCTGGCAGATTTACCAATTCTAATACATTACAATTACTCctataaatcattttatttacACTTATGATTGGCTAGCGACAATATCGATAAAATCAGGTCATATGTGCACTATAGAGCGAAATAAACGTTATCGTTCATCTCTTTACATTCtcttatacgttgtatctcccGTTTGCAAGATGTACCTGGGCACTTAGTGAGTGATCTCTCGCTTATAATTACATAGTATTCGGTAACGTTTAAACACGATTAGAGTAACATCGCGGTGACATCGCTCGTACTTATTGTTGTATATTGCCTTATAGATATGAGGCACCTCTCATTACGTTACatctgaaatttataaaaataatatcctGCTAATCTTcccatttcttttttcctcatAAAATTACCACATCGTTAACAATATCGCAAGTATAAACATCTTGAACTTTTATGTTACAAACGTACAAGtttaaatatagaattataaGTACCATTAATAATAATCGAACACATTCTTTATGAGTGCGTTTAACACGAGTGTCGCGATCATCTATGCCTACGCATTTGTTcgatattctctttttttttcttttttttttctctctacaATCAGTACAATCTGTTGTATCAACGGCACATTATTTCCTTGTTCACTGTAATTGTAATTGTGATTAAATTAATCAGCGTTCTTCGTGGCCAACATTAATTCTCTTGCGACTACCAGTTTGTTTTTTTCAAAACGTTTCATCGTACCCTTTTTACTTTCATACACAGTTCCTATCGTTTTTTCTCATATCGCTACTTCATACGATTCAATACTAGATCGCAGACCACCTGCAAACCTTTTTGGTACGGGCTCTCGGCTAAAGATTGTGCAAGTTTCATCGCCTCGATGCAATGCTTCCGCGCCAAAAATTTCGTTTGGTCCAGGCCCTGCGACTTGTGCACCAGCTCGAACGCTTTCTCCACGTCTCCTGGCTCTTGAAATCGGCGCATGATCATCGCGTTCAATTCTGGATACTGTGACAGAAAAACGAAGGTGGTGTGTCAGAAATGAAAAGGTCAAATCGTAAtattaaaaagcaaaagaatatAGCAACTTATATTATGTTCAATTAcgatttatgaattatttattgaacTACTATCTATAAATTTAAGTTTCACTCTGTACGAGTCGTATAATACGAAAGGAATTAAAGTAAGTCCTGATCCTAAAACATATTTACcaattaatttatatacttttctaattttcttaccCGTTCACAGGCGAAAAGAACTGGAGCAGTTGCAAGACCTAACTTCAAATCTGCTGCGGTAGGTTTGCCCATTGTTGACAAAGACGACACGAAATCCAAAAGATCGTCGACTAATTGAAATGCTAAACCGATGTTCCTACCGTATTGGAAGGCTAATTCGACCAACTGTTCATCACCACCAGCTAGCATAGTCACCTGTTCAAAATGTATTCattaatgatatattatttgttaaactaATCGTATTTATATtcacattaattaattataaaacgtATTTAACAATTCGTAGACATAATTCTTCGTATTAAAAACTTCGACCTGTGCGAAAGGATTAAATATCAAGATCAACATGACAGTACATACCGCCTTCAAGGAATTAGCAACTAAGCTGGCTGTCTTGCGATACGTTTTCGTGAGGTAATGCGCGAATCTCTCGTTTTCCGTCTCCTTAGAGCCAAGCTGCATAAATTCACCCTGCACCAGGTCCGTCACGACCTGGAAAGCACCTGGACTTGTCAATACTTATCATCAGGGTTATATCAGGATCCTAGAGCATGTGAATACTCTTACGTATCCGTACAAATATTAACGTATTAATTAACAGCTCGTAAATAATAGATATTTCTTTACTAAAAGTTATTCCATCTATCGCATTAAATATTCTATAGTTAAAGATATTCATATTGTAGATATGGTTTGTGAACTTTACCTGACTGAGCGTGAGGGTGACATCGTCATTTTGCAGTTGAGCTATCATAATTGACGCGACTGCCAGAACATAATCTCCTGTCATGGTCACCTGAAAATCGAGCAACAAATAATGGAAACAtacattaagatattttttcAGAGGATAAGTTTGTTTAAGATTAAGTAAAATGAAATGATCCGATCTTTCTCGTGGAAAGTAATCCTGGCATTTTAATTGCTAAAATGCGTAGTCGCTCAATAAAGACAATTAACGAAGATAATATACTATGACTTGAAAACAAGATCTTCCCAAATAATATACtttgatgtatatatatatatttatctatttataaatatctaattatacatttataaatatacaaataaatatattgtaaatttaGGAAGATTTTTCAGATAATTTTATCGTTCAGTTTTCATTGTATTATTAGCGATAAATTGTGAGTCTTTCGTAGTTTGTAAAAGTTAAGAAAGATGAAACGGCTATGCACGATTAAAGAACGTGTTTCCTTTCActgaatatatttcgaaatagaaGCAGACAAGTTAGATCTGGCAAATGTTCGATATCGAAGGATGACACGTGCGTTTGCTCTCGTAATAGTTCCCTCTCCCCTCttagttttatttaaatagcaCATCAAAACGATTTACATTGATCGAGATACGTTTGCATATTAATTAACTTATCGTAATAAAGATCTTTCCACTTGTCTGGTTTTATACGAACAACTCGATGATCTTACTGGGTAATCGAGGCTCGGCAATGCGAGAGAAGGCCACTTTCTTTTGTTAGTCTTACACATAGACACAGTTTGGGCCTACGATTAAGGTAAAAGCGTATACAGAAAGCGTAAAATGAACGAATATAGTGGAAAACTTTTCAAACACGTCAGAAAGTGATTTTCATTATGGTTCtactgaaaaaagaaagaaatagatgtTCGCCTGAACGTTTTTTCGTCTAAATCACATATtgagaagaatattaaaaaatagaatatgcaaaatatttcctcaaagtataatttatataacattgAATTTCCATTTATAGCATCATGTATGTTTTTTGCTTATTGTGTATTTTTTCATTCAAgatagatattaataattttataaatttaatcccCTTAATTTAGAGAGTGGCTCTTTATCCTCAAAATTTTCTGTATTCTTGATATATCTCGGACATAAAAAACACACGTTCTCAACTTAGGAATAAATTAGTAATCTTCCATTATTCTGGTATGgcattaaaattcaataaagccAGATTTATAAAACGTTTGAAGTTGACGCTGATAACAACTTTAAAATTCTTCAGACTGTGTAGCTTTCTAgcatatttaatacataatttcgCATCAGTCACAACGGCAAATAACCGATAATCGTTCAGAGAGCTAGTTAAAGAATGCTTATAAGGCAAAGCGTTAACTGTCTATTTTTGAAGAGAAATACTTTACGAAAATTGACACAACCTAAAGAGATTTCAATGCCTTCTAAGTATTTCCTATTGACTATTTATCTACGACTTGTTAACTATCGAGTTAGTACTCCAGCCCATTAGATCGAGCTTGGTGCAGTAACAAGATAAAAATGATCCTTTGACTAGCAAGAAACGGAAGAAATCTTACTATTGTTGTTAATTAGGCGTTAAAGAAGCTGTCGAACGCGGTTGGAATATCAGATACAGAGTGACGCCAGGAAACCAGAGAATAGCGTCTGCCGATGTTAAAAGCTATTGGAAATCAAAGGTTTCAAAGTATTGTAGCTCGGATACCACGGATATTCATCGGCGGTTTTCCTTGCTCACCACCGCGATAACCGCAAGCATGTGCATCGAAATCGAAACGCATGTCGTGATCGCACCGTCGTCGACGACCTATTCTACCCATTCGACGATTTAACGTGTGCTATTCTGGCCCTTATTTGCATTGCAGCGACTTTCTAGCCACGCAGAATAGAACAACGGCATGCAAGATATTTTACCTCGTTTCTTCGATTGAAATAGGAAAGTACATGGAAAAGATCAACGCGAAGGACGATCATTTCAGTTGTGATCTCTCTAATGTATAATTACAATCGTTGCCTCTATTTCGAAATTAACGCCTTGTCAATCGTGCCGCGTTCGTCGAACTCTCTTACGTCTCGATCTCGCTTTAGTTTCAATCGAGAAAATGACGTTTCGTGTTTCAAAGAAAATCATCAGTATACAATTTGACCGAGAGACCGATATCAATAacgattatattattttgtcaatGTCCttgtgaaattgaaaaatcttcCAACGACGAGGGATAAGATCCTAAATAAGAAAATGACAGAAAAACAATTTACATCTGGAAATCTACAGTCTGAAGAAGAATCGATTATGTGGTTAATTATCTTCGTTCAAAGATACGATATAAATAAGACAAGCGATTAATAAATTGGTTAAGAGTTAGCACTGTGGATGAAATATCAAGTCATCATAAATAGACGTGCGTATGATTGAATTATAAcgttgaaattacattttttttcccCAATAATTAACGATCAATTTTCAACGTAGAGATTCAAGATATTACATGTATAGGATTTTtcggaattttataaattttaaaaattaaagtattcgTAGGGATTACATAAATGATCATGCGCCTATTTTACATGTTTTTAGATTCGTAATATGCCTCGTTAAATTAGGATGAATAATATGAATCAAAATGGTCAAATTTTCTGTTTCATCTCTTCACCTTGAACTTTCGCAAGCGAAAAAGAAAACGTGAGAGGAACTCGTTGATTATGCGGGAACCAAATATTCTAGGAGCCTATCAGTACGAATGTACGATGTCGTATATCAGATATTCAATACGTGTCATGTCATTTCGGCGAAGCTTTAACTTTAAATAGAATTGGACGGTGAAGGCCGCGTGAAATATCGACAGATGTTATTTTAACAACAAAAATCACGGCGATTAAAATCTTTATGTTCTCTGTAAAAAGAAGGAAGTAATTGTACATCTTACACCTTAATCTccaaataaaattcgttattcAGCTACGAAAACTAgacaacaaattttataatccCTTCGTCGTTATTTCATAAATCtgttataaaaaaaaggaagttTTGTAAAAAGGGAGTTGTACGAGAACAGGACGAGCGCAACTATATTTTAGAAAACAATTATCTCGTTCGCTGGAGCTCGTCCACTTTGGCTACTATCTCTATCAAATTTGTAAAAAACCTAGTTTTCTATACGGAAACGTACCTTCAATCCTTCCTAAACAAACCATTTCGACATTTCCGCATTTCCAAgtataatttatcaattttacatTCACACTGGAACCATCTTCGCCATCATCTATTCCGATGCTTTCACTGCAAGCTATTTCTCCAGCTTTTGACAAGAATTTAAAAAGAACAACCTCTTCTCTATGTAATTTGTATCTCAAAAATAATCCGACTCATCTTTACTatctgaaaaaaagaaagaaggaagaaagagaacgtGCTACCAGAGATCGACTGAAACTCAATGGAATTTAGTACTAACTCCATCGTAACTAATTCCAGGAAACGTTTCGACTCGTTGTCTCGCCTGACAATGGTTCGAGACGAACGCGTCGTAATTTCGAGTTTCACATCCGGCATCTTCGTCGCTTGTTTTTCACGCGTGTCACCCAACAAAGCGGCCGTGAGCTTTCCTTTCGAAAACACCGTGTTCTCGCCATTTTATCGACGTACGGACGATTATTGCGAAAGGCTGAGAGTTTCGCAAAGCGAACGTGAATCAGCGCGGTGGGCACCAGGGCGCAGCCCCAGCTAACGAAAAGTCTGATACGTTCCTTCGGGAAATAACTTTCGATCAATGATACGGATCGAAACTGTCGGCCGTCCATTATCGCTGCCAAGAAATCAAATTATAATAGAGCTGGTTTGCCTGAAAATAGCGAAATAATCGTACCACGTAGAAGTTTCGTTAACGTCATCGAATAGttatcgtaaaaatatatacgcAGAATGCAGAGATATACGTGTACGTAGAAACGAAGGGGTATATGTAAGTAGAGTTTTTTTCCGGAAGAAAGGAATGCTTCTTTTAATAGAGTTAACGAACTGTGTATTGTAGCGCGGGGATTCGAGTTTAATTGCCGGGAATTGGCAATTCAGAAAGCCAGGCGCTCCGATTATCATTTGGAATATGACGAGTAGAAAATTGGTCGGCGAACCGCGTGCTTCTGATTTTCTGGGATTTTTGGAAGAAATGCTTAGAACGTCGATGATAAAAATGCGTATTCCAAGATATACGTGTCCGTAGATGTAAAGTAATCTTTTACCATTTCAGTGACAAAATACAAAGACCACAGTGAACATTCCTTGTAACTTGTATAACAACTTTTGCTTatctttgtataatatttacacTTCTCATCTATGCACTTAGAAATTGGCAAATTTATATATGCAGCGAcgtacagaatatacataatattcaaaattaaatgTACAAGATTTCTTCTGGTTACGACAGATACTTCTACGTAAGTTTCGTTTCTTCATTTTACGTagtgttcgtaaaaatatgaattttcacgaATCAAGAAGAGAAACAAATGACCATTGGTCGTAGAAATCGATACATATCGGAGCAAAAATGTTCTTCGAATGGTAACAGTTACGGAATGTAGAACTCGAGGTTACTTTGTTCACGGCCTCCTTATCTGCATGTAACCCAGCGATaactattatacgtatatacatacgcaACAGCTCCTTCAATTAGTGTCCCGTTAATACACCGGTGTTACGCAATTTGTTAGCCCAATGCTCCTTCCAGTGTTCTGTGGGCGACTTTCGTAGCCATCTCGACGGCTTTCCATTTCTTTGCAACTCGTTAATTCGTTCGTCAAGGCCGTCACACTTTTCAAACTTCCTAACAAATCGCGTTATACCTAGCACATGTGTTTACAACGTGGTGAACGCGTTTCCATCGATCGCGTGGTGATCGCGTACGATCGATCACTTCTCCAGCTGTGAAACGAAATTTAATGTTGGAATTTTTGAAGACATTGAGAAGTTAACGCCGTTATAATCGACTTTGCGAGTTTTGTTCCGAATTTTATAGTTAACTTTCGTAATTAGCTTAGATAATAATTGTGAGTTTCATTAtctcattttgtattttatttacttatctCATTACGCGTCTAATACACGGAGAAATAATATTACGCACTGTGAGACATAAAAGTAGCTAATTAACAGTTCAATTGATTTCGATCGTGAGAATtttggaaattaaaaaatatttcctagGGCTGGAGATCTAAAGGAGAAAATTTGCTATGCGCTATAAATAATGAAACTAATTTCCATAATTTATTATAGCCCATTTGATTTCGATTGTGAGAATCatgaacattaaaaaatatttcctccGATGGGAAGTCTAAAAGAATTTTCTTGagaatgtaaaacaaaaagaagttTGATCCTATCGTCGAAGTGCGAATACAGGTGAACGCAACATCTTGATTCTTCTCGTGTGTGCCGTGTAGGTCATTTAGGCATTGCCCAATTGAATTGGTGTAACAGTTCGTaaattattacgatatggcAACTCTTCTTTTGGCAATGACAAATCGTTTGTATTTTACATCTTAACGATCGTATTGATCATTTCTCTAAAACGTGGATTTTCAATCTGTGA contains:
- the LOC100649860 gene encoding all trans-polyprenyl-diphosphate synthase PDSS1; protein product: MACIGSSRLCARAEKLCQFRHLAQLRRKVSTTCVKSRPRIEHPTSTLVQHCQSRTSTRDCRTNVARMMSSMQTQLPGSLHDYQVDPYRLLEDDLKDVYDNIREVLIRNTTQKELQTIATYYFDGKGKALRPMVAILMARAINYHKERNGLLDSQRQVAMISEMIHNASLIHDDVIDQPDFRRGKPSINVVWSQKKVTMTGDYVLAVASIMIAQLQNDDVTLTLSQVVTDLVQGEFMQLGSKETENERFAHYLTKTYRKTASLVANSLKAVTMLAGGDEQLVELAFQYGRNIGLAFQLVDDLLDFVSSLSTMGKPTAADLKLGLATAPVLFACERYPELNAMIMRRFQEPGDVEKAFELVHKSQGLDQTKFLARKHCIEAMKLAQSLAESPYQKGLQVVCDLVLNRMK